In the genome of Eggerthella sp. YY7918, one region contains:
- a CDS encoding CaiB/BaiF CoA-transferase family protein has product MRDNLITEKYGPLHGVRVMLTGVAFAGPFAARWLGDMGAEIIKIEIPGMGDTSRIGRRVGEAGVVPKWISLGRNMNSFEFNMNFDKCPESKQVFEDLVKECDIWINSVPNIGKHGATDEVAFAANPKLVIAHITGYGLPENGGDERLLGRPSVDPVAQAFSGLAALQGMPDGPYLTANPIVADIVTAHVAACGSLAAYINAQQTGKGQVVDTTLYESAAYLMSYHWCSQLNGEGLYKRSGPLNQLWRPFGYYECKDGEWVAVGVWGLGIWQKFCDLMGVSVEDFPYMATCGQEDPEKVKQMDAIWQEYLDTHTAVEVETAFMEAGMPTSKLNNADDAYRHPHWQSRGDFIKIKDVTSGDDFVDIATSPKFIGTPCNVYKGAPLLGQESDRIMKEILGYDDERIEALKESGSVAASLITK; this is encoded by the coding sequence ATGAGGGACAATCTGATCACTGAGAAGTACGGCCCGTTGCACGGGGTTCGCGTGATGCTGACAGGCGTCGCCTTCGCCGGCCCGTTTGCGGCGCGCTGGCTGGGCGACATGGGCGCCGAGATCATCAAGATTGAGATTCCGGGGATGGGAGACACGTCGCGCATCGGACGTCGTGTCGGCGAAGCGGGCGTGGTGCCGAAATGGATTAGCCTCGGGCGCAACATGAACAGCTTCGAGTTCAATATGAACTTCGACAAGTGCCCGGAATCGAAGCAGGTATTCGAAGACCTCGTAAAAGAATGCGACATCTGGATCAACAGCGTGCCGAACATCGGCAAGCACGGCGCAACCGACGAGGTGGCGTTCGCGGCGAACCCCAAGCTGGTTATTGCGCATATTACAGGATATGGCCTTCCTGAAAATGGCGGCGACGAGCGTCTGCTTGGTCGCCCCAGCGTCGACCCGGTCGCACAGGCATTCAGCGGGCTGGCCGCGCTTCAAGGCATGCCAGACGGCCCGTATCTTACGGCCAATCCTATCGTGGCCGACATCGTGACGGCTCACGTGGCGGCATGCGGTTCGTTGGCGGCCTACATCAACGCGCAGCAAACCGGCAAAGGCCAGGTTGTCGACACCACGCTGTATGAAAGCGCGGCGTACCTGATGAGCTATCACTGGTGTTCGCAGCTTAACGGCGAGGGCCTGTACAAGCGCTCCGGCCCGCTCAACCAGCTATGGCGTCCCTTCGGTTACTACGAGTGCAAAGACGGCGAGTGGGTAGCCGTAGGCGTGTGGGGTCTTGGCATTTGGCAGAAGTTCTGCGATCTCATGGGCGTGAGCGTGGAGGACTTCCCCTACATGGCCACCTGCGGTCAAGAGGATCCGGAAAAAGTGAAACAGATGGATGCCATCTGGCAGGAGTATCTCGACACCCATACCGCAGTCGAAGTGGAAACGGCCTTCATGGAGGCGGGCATGCCCACCTCGAAGCTCAATAACGCCGACGACGCCTATCGTCATCCCCATTGGCAGTCGCGCGGCGACTTTATCAAGATCAAGGACGTGACTTCGGGCGACGACTTTGTCGATATTGCCACGTCTCCCAAGTTTATCGGTACGCCCTGCAACGTCTACAAGGGTGCTCCGCTACTTGGTCAGGAAAGCGATCGCATCATGAAAGAGATTCTCGGCTATGACGATGAGCGCATCGAAGCGCTTAAAGAAAGCGGGTCGGTGGCGGCTTCGCTCATCACGAAGTGA
- a CDS encoding acyl-CoA dehydrogenase family protein, whose amino-acid sequence MELTENQEMYLKILDEFIEQEVEPRLKELDTVDEYPFWMQQRMAELGFTRLVAPEEYGGLGENMTTLLLLIMRACQYNNTLGSLLNCSNNANKLLSFANEQQIETFLPRIVEEGKFMGMAYTEPSGGSDSRAVQTTAVLDGDEWVINGTKSFISYRSAVGSWQVSAKTVDEEGNEGISVFLVDAQAPGVSYGAHYDKFGWCGSDTGDVYFKDCRVPKWSVCGEINKGLHVSLSTLDGARLVIGARAVGYAEGAFEKAWEYASTREAFGRMLTDFQALQHYFADMYSDAQVCRGYLMHLASELDAGRSIGKGGSIAKLKCTTMAQQVCQRAMEICGGMGLLKDFGLSRYYEDACVLITGEGTSEIQKNIIFKAIKKDHR is encoded by the coding sequence ATGGAGCTGACTGAAAACCAAGAGATGTATCTCAAAATTCTCGATGAATTTATTGAACAGGAGGTGGAGCCGCGCCTTAAAGAGCTTGATACGGTAGATGAGTATCCGTTCTGGATGCAGCAGCGCATGGCCGAACTCGGTTTTACCCGCCTTGTCGCGCCTGAGGAGTACGGCGGTCTTGGCGAGAATATGACCACGTTGCTGCTGTTGATCATGCGAGCCTGCCAGTACAACAACACGCTCGGTTCGCTGTTGAACTGCTCGAATAACGCCAATAAGCTGCTGAGCTTTGCGAACGAACAGCAAATCGAAACGTTTTTGCCGCGCATCGTCGAAGAAGGCAAGTTCATGGGTATGGCCTATACCGAGCCTTCCGGCGGTTCCGACTCGCGTGCGGTTCAGACGACCGCGGTGCTTGATGGCGATGAGTGGGTCATCAACGGCACGAAGAGCTTCATCTCCTACCGCAGCGCCGTGGGTAGCTGGCAGGTGAGCGCAAAGACCGTCGACGAAGAGGGCAATGAGGGTATCAGCGTATTCCTTGTCGACGCTCAGGCTCCCGGCGTGAGCTACGGCGCACACTATGACAAGTTTGGCTGGTGCGGATCAGACACGGGCGACGTCTACTTCAAGGACTGCCGCGTTCCGAAGTGGAGTGTGTGTGGCGAAATCAACAAGGGTTTGCATGTCTCGCTATCCACACTTGACGGCGCACGCCTTGTTATCGGCGCCCGTGCCGTGGGATATGCCGAAGGCGCGTTTGAAAAGGCATGGGAGTACGCTTCCACGCGTGAGGCGTTTGGACGCATGCTCACCGACTTCCAGGCGCTGCAGCATTACTTCGCCGACATGTACAGCGACGCTCAAGTGTGCCGCGGGTACCTTATGCATTTGGCAAGCGAGCTTGATGCCGGTCGATCCATCGGAAAAGGCGGCTCCATCGCCAAGCTCAAGTGCACCACGATGGCGCAGCAAGTGTGTCAGCGTGCGATGGAAATCTGCGGCGGCATGGGTCTTTTGAAGGACTTTGGTCTGTCGCGCTACTACGAAGATGCATGT